Proteins encoded in a region of the Microbacterium neungamense genome:
- a CDS encoding sterol carrier family protein codes for MPARRIDVAQGRAALAAVAAGTVARNDTATAVRYLLQLLDEKAPGNSVEVRVPPFGAVQVVQGPRHTRGTPPNVVETDAATWIALATGAEQWADAVAAGRVRASGIRADLSDLLPLRP; via the coding sequence ATGCCCGCCCGCAGGATCGACGTCGCACAGGGCCGTGCCGCGCTCGCCGCCGTGGCCGCCGGCACCGTTGCGCGGAACGACACCGCCACCGCGGTGCGCTACCTGCTGCAGCTGCTCGACGAGAAGGCGCCGGGCAACAGCGTCGAGGTGCGCGTGCCGCCCTTCGGTGCGGTGCAGGTGGTGCAGGGTCCGCGGCACACGCGCGGCACGCCGCCGAACGTGGTCGAGACGGATGCCGCGACCTGGATCGCCCTCGCCACCGGCGCCGAGCAGTGGGCGGATGCCGTCGCCGCAGGCCGCGTGCGGGCATCCGGCATCCGTGCCGATCTGTCCGACCTGCTGCCCCTCCGGCCCTAG
- the purD gene encoding phosphoribosylamine--glycine ligase — protein MKILVLGSGAREHAIILSLRSEHTAHEIFAAPGNAGIAQDATLVDVDPLDGAAVEAFANEHAIDLVVIGPEAPLVAGVADVLREHGIPVFGPGRAAAQLEGSKAFAKRIMEAAGVPTGRAVRAASVAEVEAAFDELGAPHVVKADGLAAGKGVIVTSDRAEALAHAEHYLPSGPVLVEEFLSGPEVSLFFLSDGDTVRALSPAQDFKRAHDGDEGPNTGGMGAYSPLPWLAEQFGGEDEFVAHVTERIALPVIRQLDAEGTPFIGLLYAGLILTPAGVRVIEFNARFGDPETQVVLPRLRTPLSELLLAAASGTLEAQPQPEFSDDVAITVVLASEGYPEAPQTGRLIEGLEEAASVEGVRIVHAATGGPDAPGGALVATGGRVLNVVATGSDFADARDRAYRAIERIRLDGAHFRRDIAARVAR, from the coding sequence ATGAAGATCCTGGTCCTCGGTTCCGGCGCGCGCGAGCACGCGATCATCCTGTCGCTGCGGTCGGAGCACACCGCGCACGAGATCTTCGCGGCCCCCGGCAACGCCGGCATCGCCCAGGATGCGACGCTCGTCGACGTCGACCCGCTCGACGGCGCCGCTGTCGAGGCCTTCGCGAACGAGCACGCCATCGACCTCGTCGTCATCGGCCCGGAGGCGCCGCTCGTCGCCGGCGTCGCGGACGTGCTGCGCGAGCACGGCATCCCCGTCTTCGGACCCGGCCGGGCCGCGGCGCAGCTGGAGGGCTCGAAGGCGTTCGCCAAGCGGATCATGGAGGCGGCGGGCGTCCCCACCGGCCGGGCCGTGCGCGCGGCATCCGTCGCCGAGGTCGAGGCGGCCTTCGACGAGCTCGGCGCCCCCCACGTGGTGAAGGCCGACGGCCTCGCCGCCGGCAAGGGGGTCATCGTCACCTCCGACCGCGCCGAGGCGCTCGCCCACGCCGAGCACTACCTGCCGTCGGGCCCGGTGCTCGTGGAGGAGTTCCTCTCCGGCCCGGAGGTGTCGCTGTTCTTCCTCAGCGACGGCGACACCGTGCGCGCGCTCAGCCCCGCGCAGGACTTCAAGCGCGCCCATGACGGTGACGAGGGCCCGAACACCGGCGGCATGGGGGCGTACTCGCCGCTGCCGTGGCTCGCCGAGCAGTTCGGCGGGGAGGACGAGTTCGTGGCGCACGTCACCGAGCGGATCGCGCTGCCGGTGATCCGGCAGCTGGACGCCGAGGGCACGCCCTTCATCGGGCTGCTCTACGCCGGCCTCATCCTCACGCCGGCCGGGGTGCGGGTGATCGAGTTCAACGCCCGGTTCGGCGACCCGGAGACGCAGGTCGTGCTGCCCCGGCTGCGCACGCCGCTGTCGGAGCTGCTGCTGGCGGCGGCATCCGGCACTCTCGAGGCCCAGCCGCAGCCCGAGTTCTCCGACGACGTCGCGATCACGGTCGTGCTCGCGAGCGAGGGCTACCCGGAGGCGCCGCAGACCGGCCGGCTCATCGAGGGCCTCGAGGAGGCGGCATCCGTCGAGGGCGTGCGCATCGTGCACGCCGCGACCGGCGGGCCGGATGCTCCCGGCGGCGCCCTGGTCGCGACCGGCGGCCGCGTGCTGAACGTCGTGGCGACGGGTTCGGACTTCGCGGATGCCCGGGACCGGGCGTACCGGGCGATCGAGCGGATCCGCCTGGACGGCGCTCACTTCCGCCGCGACATCGCCGCCCGCGTCGCCCGCTGA
- a CDS encoding NUDIX hydrolase encodes MSPAAETLRGARAELAAAAGRAEDLPSRFAPVVGPSRPAAVLMLFGRLDSIPAGTDESTVAADLDVLLQRRSATLSSHAGQVSFPGGRRDPQDADAVATALREAREETGLDPAGVEVLGVLPDLPVMPSRYIVTPVLAWWRSPSRVAAVDHAETVDVFRVPVAQLLEPANRFTSTVHRVGRTFRGPAFDIDGTIVWGFTAMVLDGLFDAAGWTLPWDRSVERPLEP; translated from the coding sequence ATGAGCCCTGCAGCCGAGACGCTCCGCGGAGCGCGCGCCGAACTGGCCGCCGCGGCCGGGCGCGCGGAAGACCTGCCGTCGCGCTTCGCCCCCGTCGTCGGGCCTTCCCGCCCGGCGGCGGTGCTGATGCTGTTCGGCCGCCTGGACAGCATCCCGGCCGGCACCGATGAGAGCACGGTCGCGGCCGACCTCGACGTACTGCTGCAGCGACGCTCGGCGACCCTGTCCTCGCACGCCGGCCAGGTCTCGTTCCCCGGCGGACGCCGCGACCCGCAGGATGCGGATGCCGTCGCGACGGCGCTCCGCGAGGCGCGGGAGGAGACCGGCCTCGATCCCGCCGGAGTGGAGGTGCTCGGCGTCCTCCCCGACCTGCCGGTCATGCCCAGCCGCTACATCGTCACCCCGGTCCTCGCCTGGTGGCGCTCCCCCTCCCGGGTCGCCGCGGTCGATCACGCCGAGACGGTGGACGTGTTCCGGGTGCCCGTCGCGCAGCTGCTCGAGCCCGCCAACCGCTTCACGTCCACGGTGCACCGCGTCGGGCGCACCTTCCGCGGGCCCGCGTTCGATATCGACGGCACGATCGTGTGGGGCTTCACGGCGATGGTCCTGGACGGCCTCTTCGACGCGGCCGGGTGGACCCTCCCGTGGGACCGTTCGGTGGAGCGCCCCCTCGAGCCGTGA
- a CDS encoding DUF3073 domain-containing protein: MGRGRQKAKHTKIARELKAYSPEVNYAALERELAHPSTEDDPYVDRWADEYADEDEDELERA, from the coding sequence ATGGGGCGTGGCCGTCAGAAGGCGAAGCACACAAAGATCGCTCGCGAACTCAAGGCGTACAGTCCTGAGGTGAACTACGCGGCGCTCGAGCGAGAGCTCGCGCACCCGAGCACCGAGGACGACCCGTACGTCGACCGCTGGGCCGACGAGTACGCCGACGAGGACGAGGACGAGCTCGAACGAGCCTGA
- a CDS encoding zinc-binding alcohol dehydrogenase — MVDKPQWLIREDASTPVLVALALRQLLGVRAPDDLPALRGLEVRAPDAAEANPAVERQWRDFWDMTVEPRAHRSDVPLELVDGFDTLVALPATGAEELREAIVPHAETALRYAHDARRRYVDSVSSAGDAYRAYASAIAEFEREVGRRAHSFELNVQVLPFTQRGIWWIGALTVAVTDTLRRDVVAFDVAIRPVIGELA; from the coding sequence ATGGTCGACAAGCCGCAGTGGCTGATCCGCGAGGACGCGAGCACGCCGGTGCTGGTCGCGCTCGCTCTGCGCCAGCTGCTCGGCGTCCGCGCCCCGGACGACCTGCCGGCCCTGCGCGGCCTGGAGGTGCGCGCACCGGACGCGGCGGAGGCGAACCCGGCTGTGGAGCGGCAGTGGCGCGACTTCTGGGACATGACCGTGGAGCCGCGCGCGCACCGCTCCGATGTGCCGCTCGAGCTGGTGGACGGCTTCGACACGCTCGTCGCCCTGCCGGCGACCGGGGCCGAGGAGCTCCGCGAGGCGATCGTCCCGCACGCGGAGACCGCGCTGCGGTACGCGCACGACGCGCGCCGCCGGTACGTGGACTCGGTGAGCTCCGCCGGCGACGCGTACCGCGCCTACGCCAGCGCGATCGCCGAGTTCGAGCGGGAGGTGGGCCGGCGCGCTCACTCCTTCGAGCTGAACGTGCAGGTGCTGCCGTTCACCCAGCGCGGCATCTGGTGGATCGGCGCGCTCACGGTCGCCGTCACCGACACGCTCCGGCGCGACGTGGTCGCGTTCGACGTGGCGATCCGCCCTGTGATCGGCGAGCTGGCCTGA
- the purF gene encoding amidophosphoribosyltransferase, with amino-acid sequence MCGIVGMVGNGPVNQDIYDALLLLQHRGQDATGIATAERNGVMHMAKASGMVREAFRTRDMRSLLGSVGLGHVRYATKGTASSEEEMQPFYVNAPYGIVLVHNGNLTNTRELTADMERRDRRHLNSSSDTELLLNVLANELQATTSTVDLDPERIFEAVSRTHKRIEGAYAVISIIAGYGLLAFRDPFGIRPMILGRRKATPVDAGGADASTGSASPATPLHDEWVVSSESLVLENGDYEIVREVEAGEAVFITNDGELFTRQCAEETQLTPCAFEYVYLARPDSVMNGVSVYESRLRMGERLADTIAKHVPLDEIDVVMPIPDSSRPSAMEVARKLGKEYREGFYKNRYVGRTFIMPGQAVRKKSVRQKLNAMSSEFRGKNVLLIDDSIVRGTTSKQIIQMARDAGATSVIFASAAPPVRHPHVYGINMPSRHELVAHGRTIPEIAEELGCDRIVYQEVEDLKAAIIEGSSLTDLDMSCFDGRYVTGTVTDEYLDWVERSQSS; translated from the coding sequence ATGTGCGGCATCGTCGGAATGGTCGGGAACGGCCCGGTCAACCAGGACATCTACGACGCGCTCCTGCTGCTGCAGCACCGCGGCCAGGACGCCACCGGCATCGCGACCGCCGAACGCAACGGCGTGATGCACATGGCGAAGGCCAGCGGCATGGTGCGCGAGGCCTTCCGCACCCGCGACATGCGGTCGCTGCTCGGGAGCGTGGGCCTCGGGCACGTCCGCTACGCCACCAAGGGCACCGCCTCCAGCGAGGAGGAGATGCAGCCGTTCTACGTGAACGCGCCCTACGGCATCGTGCTCGTGCACAACGGCAACCTCACCAATACGCGTGAGCTCACCGCCGACATGGAGCGGCGCGACCGCCGGCACTTGAACTCGTCCAGCGACACCGAGCTGCTGCTGAACGTGCTCGCGAACGAGCTGCAGGCCACCACCTCCACCGTCGATCTCGACCCGGAGCGCATCTTCGAGGCGGTCTCCCGCACGCACAAGCGCATCGAGGGCGCCTACGCGGTGATCTCGATCATCGCCGGCTACGGCCTGCTCGCGTTCCGCGACCCCTTCGGCATCCGTCCGATGATCCTCGGGCGCCGCAAGGCGACGCCCGTGGACGCCGGAGGCGCCGACGCTTCGACGGGCTCCGCGTCCCCCGCGACGCCCCTGCATGACGAGTGGGTGGTCAGCAGCGAGTCGCTGGTGCTGGAGAACGGCGACTACGAGATCGTGCGCGAGGTCGAGGCGGGCGAGGCCGTGTTCATCACGAACGACGGCGAGCTGTTCACCCGCCAGTGCGCCGAGGAGACGCAGCTGACCCCGTGCGCGTTCGAGTACGTGTACCTCGCGCGACCCGACTCGGTGATGAACGGCGTCTCGGTGTACGAGTCCCGGCTGCGGATGGGGGAGCGGCTCGCCGACACCATCGCCAAGCACGTGCCGCTGGACGAGATCGACGTGGTCATGCCGATCCCGGACTCGTCGCGCCCGTCGGCGATGGAGGTCGCACGCAAGCTCGGCAAGGAGTACCGCGAGGGCTTCTACAAGAACCGCTACGTGGGCCGGACCTTCATCATGCCCGGGCAGGCGGTGCGCAAGAAGAGCGTGCGGCAGAAGCTGAACGCGATGTCGTCGGAGTTCCGCGGCAAGAACGTGCTCCTCATCGACGACTCGATCGTGCGCGGCACGACGAGCAAGCAGATCATCCAGATGGCGCGGGATGCCGGGGCCACGTCGGTCATCTTCGCGTCCGCGGCGCCGCCGGTGCGGCATCCGCACGTCTACGGCATCAACATGCCCTCGCGTCACGAGCTGGTCGCCCACGGGAGGACCATCCCCGAGATCGCGGAGGAGCTCGGCTGCGACCGGATCGTCTACCAGGAGGTGGAGGACCTCAAGGCCGCGATCATCGAGGGCTCCTCGCTCACCGACCTGGACATGAGCTGCTTCGACGGCCGGTACGTCACGGGCACCGTGACCGACGAATACCTGGACTGGGTGGAGAGGTCGCAGTCGTCATAA
- the purM gene encoding phosphoribosylformylglycinamidine cyclo-ligase, with product MAESPTNPYAAAGVDTAAGDLAVELMKTSVRATHGPEVLGGVGGFAGLFDASALRGYARPLLATSTDGVGTKVAIAQAIDKHDTIGQDLVGMVVDDIVVVGAKPLFMTDYIACGKVVPERIADIVRGIADACAATGTALVGGETAEHPGLLGPRDYDVAGAATGVVEADAVLGADRVQDGDAVIALASSGLHSNGYSLVRHIVANAGISYGDNAPDFGTTWGEALLEPTRLYTTPLLRLLDAVPGGVHSLSHVTGGGIAANLARVLPRGSWAEVDRSTWSPSAVFRVLADVSGTPLEQTEGTWNLGIGFLAVVAEDRKDAAIAATQAEGIPAWQVATVHTGARPDGDFEEGAKGVDGGAVRLVGAYPDSARGQ from the coding sequence GTGGCAGAATCCCCCACCAACCCGTACGCCGCGGCCGGCGTCGACACGGCTGCCGGCGACCTCGCCGTCGAACTGATGAAGACCTCCGTGCGGGCGACGCACGGGCCCGAGGTGCTCGGCGGCGTCGGCGGCTTCGCCGGCCTCTTCGATGCCAGCGCCCTGCGCGGCTACGCCCGCCCGCTGCTGGCGACCAGCACCGACGGCGTCGGCACCAAGGTCGCGATCGCGCAGGCGATCGACAAGCACGACACGATCGGGCAGGACCTGGTCGGCATGGTCGTCGACGACATCGTCGTGGTCGGCGCGAAGCCGCTGTTCATGACCGACTACATCGCGTGCGGCAAGGTGGTGCCCGAGCGCATCGCCGACATCGTCCGCGGCATCGCCGACGCGTGCGCGGCCACCGGCACCGCGCTCGTCGGCGGGGAGACCGCCGAGCACCCCGGCCTGCTCGGCCCGCGCGACTACGACGTCGCCGGTGCGGCGACCGGCGTGGTCGAGGCGGATGCCGTGCTCGGCGCCGACCGCGTGCAGGACGGCGACGCCGTCATCGCCCTGGCCTCCAGCGGCCTGCACTCCAACGGCTACTCGCTCGTGCGCCACATCGTGGCGAACGCGGGGATCTCCTACGGCGACAACGCCCCCGACTTCGGCACCACGTGGGGCGAGGCCCTGCTCGAGCCCACCCGCCTGTACACGACGCCGCTGCTGCGTCTGCTGGACGCGGTGCCCGGCGGCGTGCACTCCCTCAGCCACGTCACCGGCGGCGGCATCGCCGCGAACCTCGCCCGCGTGCTGCCCCGCGGCAGCTGGGCGGAGGTGGACCGGTCGACCTGGTCGCCGAGCGCGGTCTTCCGCGTGCTCGCCGACGTCTCCGGCACGCCCCTCGAGCAGACCGAGGGCACCTGGAACCTCGGCATCGGCTTCCTCGCCGTGGTCGCCGAGGACCGGAAGGATGCCGCGATCGCGGCGACCCAGGCGGAGGGCATCCCGGCGTGGCAGGTGGCCACGGTGCACACCGGAGCGCGGCCCGACGGGGATTTCGAAGAGGGCGCCAAGGGCGTCGACGGCGGCGCGGTGCGCCTGGTGGGCGCGTACCCGGACAGCGCCCGCGGCCAGTGA
- a CDS encoding DUF4097 family beta strand repeat-containing protein has product MTEKWLIAPGEERVIDIAAASRLKVGLVGGQVDIVAHDEPGIRIEVRGVTIKDLRVESDGSQVEIDHPQLGWDNFLEVFRNFGSGGPRAEVSVAVPRGIALTLGVVSAGALVSGIRNDVRLNTVSGEIIADTLAGDLTVNSVSGDVQIRGLVGSINANSVSGDVAVTGSLRKATIDTVSGAILVDAMGDVNTINLNAVSGASTIRLDESLAANYVLRSLSGKMLVDGVERSSGGPSSYSGQTGELAGSFVDVRANSVSGAITVLRRPQTSVADDAEWES; this is encoded by the coding sequence ATGACCGAGAAGTGGCTCATCGCCCCGGGCGAGGAACGCGTCATCGACATCGCCGCCGCGTCGCGCCTGAAGGTCGGGCTCGTCGGCGGGCAGGTCGACATCGTCGCGCACGACGAACCCGGCATCCGCATCGAGGTGCGCGGCGTCACCATCAAGGACCTCCGCGTCGAGTCCGACGGCAGCCAGGTCGAGATCGACCACCCGCAGCTGGGCTGGGACAACTTCCTGGAGGTGTTCCGCAACTTCGGCTCCGGCGGCCCGCGTGCCGAGGTGAGCGTCGCAGTGCCCCGCGGCATCGCCCTCACCCTCGGCGTCGTCAGCGCCGGGGCGCTGGTCTCCGGCATCCGCAACGACGTCCGGCTGAACACCGTCTCGGGCGAGATCATCGCCGACACCCTCGCCGGCGACCTCACCGTCAACTCCGTCTCCGGGGACGTGCAGATCCGCGGGCTGGTCGGCTCGATCAACGCCAACAGCGTCTCCGGCGACGTGGCGGTGACCGGCTCGCTGCGCAAGGCGACCATCGACACGGTCTCCGGGGCGATCCTCGTGGACGCCATGGGCGACGTGAACACCATCAACCTCAACGCCGTGTCCGGCGCGAGCACGATCCGGCTGGACGAGAGCCTCGCCGCCAACTACGTGCTGCGCTCGCTCAGCGGCAAGATGCTCGTGGACGGCGTGGAGCGCTCCAGCGGAGGCCCCAGCTCGTACAGCGGGCAGACCGGCGAGCTCGCCGGCAGCTTCGTGGATGTCCGGGCCAACTCGGTCTCCGGCGCCATCACCGTGCTGCGCCGGCCGCAGACCTCGGTCGCCGACGACGCGGAGTGGGAATCATGA
- a CDS encoding PadR family transcriptional regulator: protein MSPAVFSHGDLRLYLLSLLAESPQHGYGIIQALSDRTGGTYTPSAGTIYPRLAKLEEEGLVTKTIEGRTTIYAITDAGRAELEARRGDLAGIEEGLADSVRLIANEVRQSVQEAMKSLRADLAAAAHEEKRSASRARAASVRDEAVESRENLHRADASINAFRARVRADLRTHVARGGRLPTSVVSALEDAMDAAARAVTEALADPGR, encoded by the coding sequence ATGAGCCCCGCGGTGTTCTCGCACGGCGACCTGCGCCTGTACCTGCTGTCGCTCCTCGCCGAGTCGCCGCAGCACGGGTACGGCATCATCCAGGCGCTCTCCGACCGCACCGGCGGCACGTACACGCCGAGCGCCGGCACCATCTACCCCCGGCTGGCGAAGCTGGAGGAGGAGGGCCTGGTCACGAAGACCATCGAAGGCCGCACCACGATCTATGCGATCACGGATGCCGGCCGCGCCGAGCTCGAGGCGCGCCGCGGCGATCTCGCCGGGATCGAGGAGGGCCTCGCCGACTCGGTCCGCCTGATCGCGAACGAGGTGCGCCAGAGCGTGCAGGAGGCGATGAAAAGCCTGCGGGCCGATCTCGCCGCGGCGGCGCACGAGGAGAAGCGGTCGGCGTCGCGGGCGCGCGCGGCATCCGTGCGCGACGAGGCCGTCGAGAGCCGGGAGAACCTGCACCGGGCGGATGCATCGATCAACGCCTTCCGGGCGCGCGTGCGCGCGGACCTGCGCACGCACGTCGCCCGCGGCGGGAGGCTCCCGACGTCGGTCGTCAGCGCCCTCGAGGACGCGATGGATGCCGCCGCCCGCGCGGTCACGGAAGCGCTGGCGGATCCGGGTCGCTGA
- a CDS encoding MFS transporter, translating to MSGGRPPSSSTGRPLWRGRALAVLGILLCAFSLRSAVASLSPVIDHIAADFPLPSAVVGVIGTLPPVCFAVFGLLTPILERWLGLERLTIVALTAITAGLLLRGLAGDATTLLLATALVFAGVGMGNILLPPLVKAHFPDRIGVMMTLYTTAMAVSTFVPPLVAVPVADAAGWRVSLALWAVFAVAGVIPWLVMLVQQRGGAAASSSAESVVAPASPGARPAGEDETPAHPRSDVTATGPIATSPENRWLFARLLRLPLVWALAVTFGTSATMAYVAFAWLPAILIDVSGVSAATAGLLLSLFALIGLPASMLVPVLVVRFQATRPLFLLGALGGAGGLVGLLIAPTPALLWLWVVLYGLAGLLFPLSLVLISIRSRTAESAVLLSSLVQSVGYTVAAIFPVLVGVLHEATGGWAVPLLVIVALLLGAIPAGMMAGRRGTVEDEWERRHGPW from the coding sequence ATAAGCGGGGGTCGGCCCCCGAGCTCGTCGACGGGCCGACCGCTCTGGCGCGGGCGGGCGCTCGCGGTCCTCGGCATCCTGCTCTGTGCATTCTCGCTGCGCTCAGCGGTCGCCTCGCTGTCGCCGGTGATCGACCACATCGCGGCGGATTTCCCGCTGCCCTCCGCCGTGGTCGGCGTGATCGGCACGCTGCCGCCGGTGTGCTTCGCCGTCTTCGGCCTGCTGACGCCGATCCTGGAGCGCTGGCTCGGCCTGGAGCGACTGACGATCGTCGCCCTCACCGCCATCACCGCGGGTCTGCTGCTGCGAGGCCTCGCCGGTGACGCGACGACGCTGCTGCTGGCCACGGCTCTCGTGTTCGCCGGCGTCGGGATGGGCAACATCCTGCTGCCTCCGCTGGTCAAGGCGCATTTCCCGGACCGCATCGGCGTGATGATGACGCTGTACACGACGGCGATGGCGGTCTCCACGTTCGTGCCGCCGCTGGTCGCGGTGCCGGTGGCGGATGCCGCGGGCTGGCGCGTCTCGCTCGCGCTCTGGGCGGTCTTCGCGGTGGCGGGGGTGATCCCCTGGCTCGTCATGCTCGTGCAGCAGCGCGGCGGCGCGGCCGCGTCGTCGTCGGCCGAGTCCGTCGTCGCTCCGGCGTCGCCGGGCGCGCGCCCGGCCGGCGAGGACGAGACGCCGGCGCATCCGCGCTCCGACGTCACCGCCACCGGCCCGATCGCCACCTCACCCGAGAACCGCTGGCTGTTCGCCCGGCTGCTGCGCCTCCCACTGGTGTGGGCCCTCGCGGTCACGTTCGGCACCTCGGCGACGATGGCCTACGTCGCCTTCGCCTGGCTGCCCGCGATCCTCATCGACGTCTCCGGGGTGAGTGCCGCCACCGCCGGCCTGCTGCTGTCGCTGTTCGCGCTCATCGGGCTTCCGGCATCCATGCTCGTCCCGGTGCTCGTGGTGCGGTTCCAGGCCACACGGCCGCTGTTCCTGCTCGGCGCGCTCGGCGGCGCCGGCGGGCTCGTCGGCCTGCTGATCGCTCCGACGCCGGCCCTGCTCTGGCTCTGGGTGGTGCTCTACGGCCTGGCCGGTCTGCTCTTCCCGCTGAGCCTCGTGCTCATCAGCATCCGTTCGCGCACCGCCGAGAGCGCGGTGCTGCTGAGCAGCCTGGTGCAGAGCGTCGGATACACGGTGGCCGCGATCTTCCCGGTGCTCGTCGGCGTGCTGCACGAGGCGACCGGCGGATGGGCTGTGCCGCTGCTGGTGATCGTCGCCCTGCTCCTCGGCGCCATCCCGGCGGGCATGATGGCCGGCCGCCGCGGAACCGTCGAGGACGAGTGGGAGCGCCGCCACGGGCCGTGGTGA
- a CDS encoding potassium transporter Trk: MARNATHETVEARIRPVPRYGVFIGLGVVLGIITAAILTAVGSYEPSQALDVVYPPGQVFGFALLWTVPIGIAAGGIVALMLDRASRKHARVVRVDHERVTDAD; this comes from the coding sequence ATGGCCCGCAACGCAACCCACGAGACCGTCGAGGCGCGGATCCGTCCCGTCCCGCGCTACGGCGTGTTCATCGGACTGGGCGTCGTGCTCGGGATCATCACCGCGGCGATCCTCACCGCGGTCGGCAGCTACGAGCCGTCCCAGGCGCTCGACGTCGTCTACCCGCCGGGCCAGGTGTTCGGGTTCGCGCTGCTGTGGACCGTGCCGATCGGCATCGCCGCGGGCGGGATCGTCGCGCTGATGCTCGACCGCGCCTCGCGCAAGCATGCCCGCGTGGTGCGCGTCGACCACGAGCGCGTCACCGACGCCGACTGA
- a CDS encoding universal stress protein translates to MTDSAPTASEEAAQNAALQKAVIVGVQPGQPEHVLDEAVRYARLLGAPLVVVHVDVTRFVTYEDPDGYVHSAPIDLNIEAGVAEFEEVQKAAEAKLRDSGLTWTARQLVGDPALAIKQLANKLDAQLIVIGTRKRGIGESIREFFTGSVAARLAHRQHRSILVVPQHDLVPDDQKEIWPE, encoded by the coding sequence ATGACAGATTCCGCACCCACAGCATCCGAAGAAGCGGCCCAGAACGCCGCCCTGCAGAAGGCCGTCATCGTCGGCGTCCAGCCCGGCCAGCCCGAGCACGTGCTCGACGAGGCGGTCCGCTACGCCCGACTCCTCGGGGCGCCGCTCGTCGTCGTCCACGTCGACGTCACGCGCTTCGTCACCTACGAGGACCCGGACGGCTACGTGCACTCGGCGCCCATCGACCTGAACATCGAGGCGGGCGTGGCCGAGTTCGAAGAGGTGCAGAAGGCCGCGGAGGCGAAGCTGCGCGACAGCGGCCTCACCTGGACGGCCCGGCAGCTCGTCGGGGACCCCGCCCTGGCGATCAAGCAGCTCGCGAACAAGCTCGACGCCCAGCTCATCGTGATCGGCACCCGCAAGCGCGGGATCGGCGAGTCGATCCGCGAGTTCTTCACCGGATCGGTCGCCGCGCGGCTCGCGCACCGTCAGCACCGGTCGATCCTCGTCGTGCCGCAGCACGACCTGGTGCCGGACGACCAGAAGGAGATCTGGCCCGAATAG